The Paracoccus sp. MC1862 genome includes a window with the following:
- the metK gene encoding methionine adenosyltransferase: protein MSRQNYVFTSESVSEGHPDKLCDQISDAVLDALLAEEPEARVACEAFATTATVVIGGEIGLKDEGRLAEVMGDVPEIARGVIRDIGYEQEKFHWNTCHVLNFLHEQSAHIWGGVQTGGAGDQGIMFGYAVNETPELMPAPIQYAHAILRRLAEARKSGAEPTLGPDAKSQLSLRYEDGKPVEVTQIVVSHQHREEAQTSDDIRAIVEPYVREVLPQGWLTENTVWHVNPTGTFVIGGPDGDAGLTGRKIIVDTYGGAAPHGGGAFSGKDPTKVDRSAAYAARYLAKNVVAAGLADRCVIQLSYAIGVAAPLSIYADSFGTGKISDAEIERAVGEVMDLTPKGIRDKLDLCRPIYRRTAAYGHFGRAPEADGGFSWERTDLAEALKKAV from the coding sequence ATGTCCCGTCAGAACTACGTCTTCACCTCCGAGTCCGTCTCGGAGGGTCATCCCGACAAATTGTGCGACCAGATTTCTGACGCGGTTCTCGACGCGCTGCTGGCCGAGGAACCCGAGGCCCGCGTCGCCTGCGAGGCTTTCGCCACCACCGCGACCGTGGTGATCGGCGGCGAGATCGGCCTGAAGGACGAGGGCCGGCTGGCCGAGGTCATGGGCGACGTCCCCGAGATCGCCCGCGGCGTCATCCGCGACATCGGCTACGAGCAGGAAAAGTTCCACTGGAACACCTGCCACGTCCTGAACTTCCTGCACGAACAGTCCGCCCATATCTGGGGCGGGGTCCAGACCGGCGGCGCGGGCGACCAGGGGATCATGTTCGGCTATGCAGTGAACGAGACGCCGGAACTGATGCCGGCGCCGATCCAGTATGCCCATGCGATCCTGCGCCGGCTGGCCGAGGCGCGCAAGTCGGGCGCGGAACCGACGCTCGGCCCCGACGCCAAGTCGCAGCTTTCCCTGCGCTACGAGGATGGCAAACCCGTCGAGGTCACGCAGATCGTCGTCAGCCACCAGCACAGGGAAGAGGCGCAGACCTCGGACGACATCCGCGCCATCGTGGAACCCTATGTGCGCGAAGTGCTGCCCCAGGGCTGGCTGACGGAAAACACCGTCTGGCACGTCAACCCGACCGGCACCTTCGTGATCGGCGGCCCTGACGGGGATGCGGGGCTGACCGGGCGCAAGATCATCGTGGACACCTATGGCGGCGCGGCCCCGCACGGCGGCGGCGCGTTTTCCGGCAAGGACCCGACCAAGGTGGACCGCTCGGCGGCTTACGCAGCGCGCTATCTGGCCAAGAACGTGGTCGCGGCCGGGCTGGCGGATCGCTGCGTGATCCAGCTCAGCTACGCGATCGGGGTCGCGGCGCCGCTGTCGATCTATGCCGACAGCTTCGGCACCGGCAAGATCTCCGACGCGGAAATCGAGCGCGCGGTGGGCGAGGTCATGGACCTGACCCCCAAGGGCATCCGCGACAAACTGGACCTGTGCCGCCCGATCTATCGCCGCACCGCCGCCTACGGCCATTTCGGCCGTGCACCCGAGGCGGATGGGGGCTTCAGTTGGGAACGCACCGATCTGGCCGAGGCGCTGAAGAAGGCGGTCTGA
- a CDS encoding HNH endonuclease, which yields MLVPTRWEWSSPKAQRKLHTVEDHILCTYSMLVVTRRMMVSAKAGKPNPYPDGRTKAANITMSDFRKRRKNISSLDRDDALAQDAQPICAHLGCIAPTYHWDHLIPRSRLKGHNIPLNQVRSCPRCNTSRGNQELMAWHQRYFTFPSLAVLRRYLKICYFYSTQHGCLDQPVEEAILDGLPFDPRNLPRKFPPVENLVWDYGYSE from the coding sequence ATGCTCGTGCCAACCAGATGGGAGTGGAGCAGTCCCAAAGCCCAACGCAAGCTGCATACCGTTGAGGATCACATCCTGTGTACATATTCCATGTTGGTGGTCACGCGGCGCATGATGGTAAGTGCAAAGGCTGGAAAGCCAAACCCCTATCCAGACGGCCGGACTAAAGCCGCCAATATCACGATGTCGGATTTTCGGAAGCGAAGAAAGAACATCAGCAGCCTCGATCGGGATGATGCGCTGGCGCAAGACGCGCAGCCGATCTGCGCACACCTCGGCTGCATTGCCCCGACCTATCATTGGGATCATCTAATACCAAGAAGCAGACTGAAGGGTCACAACATCCCGCTCAATCAGGTGCGCTCTTGCCCGCGATGCAATACAAGCCGTGGAAACCAAGAGCTGATGGCGTGGCATCAACGGTACTTCACGTTCCCGAGCCTCGCCGTGCTGAGGAGGTATTTGAAGATATGTTACTTCTATTCGACACAGCATGGGTGTCTTGATCAGCCTGTCGAGGAAGCAATCCTCGATGGACTTCCGTTCGATCCGCGCAACCTGCCGCGCAAGTTCCCACCTGTCGAGAACCTTGTATGGGACTACGGCTACAGCGAATAA
- a CDS encoding penicillin acylase family protein codes for MLLLFRWLVRLTIGLMIGFVAAVVLAWYFAVRSLPDYDAQFALEGLRAPVEIVRTTENVPHILAATDHDAFFALGFAHAQDRLFQMVVLRRAAQGRLAEMFGDRAYAADDLARRLGLWRNAQASVEAQDEPTQAALLAYADGVNAWVQQVNEGARGRGAPEFFLLPGDIAYWQPADSLAILKLVAAGASGQIRAEVTRARVSIAAPQRAGDLVGAEGEPPLPGYAALFGSGARFVVPPETPAPDWFDSLVGYVGVGLGATANAFAAAAERTAAGAPLLANDPHVALTAPSLWYLARMDLQAGSVIGGTIPGIPAILAGRNPGLAWGLTPAWVDDQDIVMEEVQPGAPDRYLGDGGWRDFSTRHEIIRVHGASDRRITLRETEAGPVIPPAQLGLAGVTPMGHVPALRWTGLSTADTTMTALVALMQSPDRAEAQRAARGIVAPAVEVTLADEDGIAQVLAGEIPRRAAEHPTAGRMPAPGRDPNVRWLDPVAPDDPLRATALLQGMVAATGAERAAGAGIALIPPPGGTASDGSDPQAALTTIPASSFEETNPAAGTGEGATRPPNLGYDRDDPLRLSRLSRLLAAREIHSRDSFIDAQLDTVSPTARALLPIVGAELWFTGDPAAPGTPERQRQEALALLAEWDGNMSEHLPEPLIYSAWMRHLQERLIHDELGPLAGELGGRLQPSFIDRVFRDTDGASAWCDVAQSAPVEDCATIARQAMDAALIDLTARFGPDVESWRWGDIHVARHEHPALGRMPVIGWVVSLVQSTSGDGSSIARAPTLGGGTNPWAAVGGAGYRGVYDLADPDSSVFVIATGQSGHPLSRHYDDQAERWRRGEYVAMSLDPTLARAGAVGVTVLTVQE; via the coding sequence ATGCTCTTGCTGTTTCGCTGGCTGGTCCGGCTGACCATCGGCCTGATGATCGGGTTCGTGGCGGCCGTGGTGCTGGCGTGGTATTTCGCCGTCCGCTCGCTGCCCGACTATGACGCGCAATTCGCGCTGGAGGGCCTGCGAGCGCCGGTCGAGATCGTGCGGACGACCGAGAACGTCCCCCATATCCTTGCCGCGACCGACCACGACGCCTTCTTCGCGCTGGGCTTTGCCCATGCACAGGACCGGCTGTTCCAGATGGTGGTGCTGCGCCGCGCCGCGCAGGGGCGGCTGGCCGAGATGTTCGGCGATCGTGCCTATGCCGCCGACGACCTTGCCCGCAGGCTTGGACTGTGGCGGAACGCGCAGGCCTCGGTCGAGGCGCAGGACGAACCCACGCAGGCCGCGCTGCTGGCCTATGCCGACGGGGTCAACGCCTGGGTGCAGCAGGTGAACGAAGGCGCACGGGGCCGAGGCGCGCCCGAGTTCTTCCTGCTGCCGGGCGACATCGCCTATTGGCAGCCGGCGGATTCGCTGGCGATCCTCAAGCTGGTGGCGGCAGGCGCCTCGGGTCAGATCCGGGCCGAGGTGACGCGGGCGCGGGTGTCGATTGCCGCCCCCCAGCGGGCGGGCGATCTGGTCGGCGCGGAAGGCGAGCCGCCGCTGCCCGGCTATGCCGCGCTGTTCGGCAGCGGTGCCCGCTTCGTCGTGCCGCCCGAAACCCCTGCGCCGGACTGGTTCGACTCGCTGGTCGGCTATGTCGGCGTCGGTCTGGGTGCGACTGCCAATGCCTTTGCCGCCGCAGCCGAGCGGACAGCGGCGGGTGCGCCGCTGCTGGCGAACGATCCCCATGTGGCGCTGACGGCGCCCTCGCTGTGGTATCTGGCGCGGATGGACCTGCAGGCGGGCAGCGTCATCGGCGGCACGATCCCCGGCATTCCGGCGATCTTGGCCGGGCGCAACCCCGGCCTTGCCTGGGGGCTGACCCCGGCCTGGGTGGACGATCAGGACATCGTGATGGAGGAGGTGCAGCCCGGCGCCCCCGACCGCTATCTGGGCGATGGCGGCTGGCGCGATTTCAGCACCCGGCACGAGATCATCCGCGTCCACGGCGCAAGCGACCGCCGCATCACCCTGCGCGAGACCGAGGCCGGCCCCGTCATCCCGCCCGCGCAGCTTGGTCTGGCCGGGGTGACGCCTATGGGCCATGTCCCCGCGCTGCGCTGGACCGGGCTTTCGACCGCCGACACCACCATGACCGCGCTGGTCGCGCTGATGCAGTCACCGGACCGCGCCGAGGCGCAGCGGGCCGCCCGCGGCATCGTCGCCCCGGCGGTCGAGGTGACGCTGGCCGACGAAGACGGCATCGCGCAGGTCCTTGCCGGGGAGATCCCGCGCCGTGCCGCCGAGCATCCGACAGCGGGTCGAATGCCCGCGCCGGGGCGTGATCCGAATGTGCGCTGGCTCGATCCCGTTGCCCCCGACGATCCGCTGAGGGCCACCGCGCTGTTGCAGGGCATGGTGGCCGCGACGGGGGCCGAGCGGGCCGCGGGCGCAGGGATTGCGCTGATCCCGCCGCCCGGCGGCACCGCATCGGATGGTTCCGATCCGCAGGCCGCGCTGACGACCATCCCTGCCTCATCCTTCGAAGAGACGAACCCTGCCGCCGGCACCGGCGAGGGGGCCACCCGCCCCCCGAACCTCGGGTATGACCGCGATGATCCGCTGCGGCTGTCGCGGCTGTCTCGGCTGCTTGCTGCGCGCGAGATCCATTCACGCGACAGTTTCATCGACGCGCAGCTCGATACGGTCAGCCCCACCGCCCGTGCGCTTCTGCCGATCGTCGGCGCCGAGCTGTGGTTCACCGGCGACCCTGCTGCGCCGGGCACCCCGGAACGCCAGCGGCAAGAGGCGTTGGCCCTGCTGGCCGAGTGGGACGGCAATATGAGCGAGCATCTGCCCGAACCGCTGATCTATTCCGCCTGGATGCGGCATCTGCAGGAGCGGCTGATCCATGACGAGCTTGGCCCGCTGGCCGGCGAACTTGGGGGCAGGTTGCAGCCGTCCTTCATCGACCGCGTGTTCCGCGACACGGACGGGGCCTCGGCCTGGTGCGACGTGGCCCAGTCCGCCCCCGTCGAGGACTGCGCCACCATCGCCCGGCAGGCCATGGACGCGGCCCTGATCGACCTGACGGCGCGCTTCGGGCCGGATGTGGAAAGCTGGCGCTGGGGCGACATCCATGTGGCGCGACACGAACATCCCGCGCTTGGGAGGATGCCGGTGATCGGATGGGTGGTAAGCCTCGTCCAGTCCACCTCGGGCGACGGGTCGAGCATCGCCCGCGCGCCCACGCTGGGGGGCGGAACGAACCCCTGGGCCGCAGTAGGGGGGGCGGGCTATCGCGGCGTCTACGACCTCGCCGACCCGGACAGCTCGGTCTTCGTGATCGCCACCGGGCAGTCGGGCCACCCGCTGTCGCGCCATTACGACGACCAGGCCGAACGCTGGCGGCGGGGCGAATATGTGGCGATGTCGCTGGACCCGACGCTGGCACGGGCAGGGGCAGTGGGCGTGACGGTGCTGACGGTGCAAGAGTGA
- a CDS encoding NAD(P)-dependent oxidoreductase, which produces MARVAFLGLGVMGFPMAGHLAAAGHEVTVYNRTAAKAEAWSSRHKGRHATTPRAAAKGAEFVMACVGNDDDLRQICTGEDGAFAGMAKGAVFVDHTTVSAQVTRELAVVAQAAGLGFVDAPVSGGQAGAENGQLSIMCGGSPEDYASAELVMAAYARICRLMGPSGAGQLTKMCNQIAIAGLMQGLAESLNFAERAGLSIPEVVGVISQGAAGSWQMQNRHASMAEGKYDFGFAVDWMRKDLGICLATANETGASLPVTALVDQFYKDVQGMGGGRWDTSSLIARLRR; this is translated from the coding sequence ATGGCGCGGGTGGCATTTCTGGGACTGGGCGTGATGGGCTTTCCGATGGCGGGGCATCTTGCCGCCGCAGGGCACGAGGTCACCGTCTACAACCGCACCGCCGCCAAGGCCGAGGCCTGGTCCAGCCGCCACAAGGGCCGCCACGCGACGACGCCCCGCGCCGCAGCCAAGGGGGCCGAGTTCGTCATGGCCTGCGTCGGCAACGACGACGACCTGCGGCAGATCTGCACCGGCGAGGACGGCGCCTTCGCGGGTATGGCCAAGGGCGCGGTCTTCGTCGATCACACCACGGTCTCGGCACAGGTCACGCGCGAGCTGGCGGTGGTGGCGCAGGCGGCGGGCCTCGGCTTCGTGGACGCGCCGGTCTCGGGTGGTCAGGCGGGAGCCGAGAACGGGCAGCTTTCCATCATGTGCGGCGGCTCGCCCGAGGATTACGCCAGCGCCGAGCTGGTGATGGCCGCCTATGCCCGCATCTGCCGCCTGATGGGGCCCTCGGGTGCCGGGCAGTTGACAAAGATGTGCAATCAGATCGCCATTGCGGGACTGATGCAGGGGCTTGCCGAGTCGCTGAACTTCGCTGAACGCGCGGGCCTTTCGATTCCCGAGGTGGTCGGGGTCATCAGCCAGGGCGCCGCCGGAAGCTGGCAGATGCAGAACCGCCATGCCTCGATGGCCGAGGGGAAATACGACTTCGGCTTCGCGGTGGACTGGATGCGCAAGGACCTTGGCATCTGCCTTGCGACCGCCAACGAAACCGGGGCGAGCCTGCCCGTCACCGCGCTGGTGGACCAGTTCTACAAGGACGTGCAGGGGATGGGCGGCGGCCGCTGGGACACCTCATCCCTGATCGCGCGGCTGCGCCGGTGA
- a CDS encoding cupin domain-containing protein — MTAPVVHKGVGEPRPAWFENRFAANGWTGAWRNGVHEFHHYHATTHEALGCYAGWADIQLGGPSGEIHRIEAGDVVVVPAGLAHCNRGQSDNFALVGACPGGVTPDMQKGEGDPSITLPRPPHDPVLGAGRGFSA, encoded by the coding sequence GTGACCGCGCCGGTCGTCCACAAGGGCGTGGGCGAGCCGCGCCCCGCGTGGTTCGAGAACAGGTTTGCGGCGAACGGCTGGACCGGCGCCTGGCGGAACGGCGTCCACGAGTTTCACCACTACCATGCGACGACGCATGAGGCGCTGGGCTGCTACGCGGGCTGGGCCGACATCCAGCTTGGCGGCCCTTCTGGCGAGATTCACCGGATCGAGGCGGGGGACGTGGTCGTGGTCCCCGCCGGGCTGGCCCATTGCAACCGTGGCCAGAGCGACAATTTCGCCTTAGTCGGCGCCTGTCCGGGCGGTGTTACCCCGGACATGCAGAAAGGCGAGGGCGACCCCTCGATCACCCTACCCCGGCCGCCGCATGACCCCGTGCTGGGTGCCGGCCGCGGCTTTTCAGCCTGA
- the recJ gene encoding single-stranded-DNA-specific exonuclease RecJ yields MTTFLDVERSLTGRRWTGPDPAGERIAEGLAQAAGLPLPVARILAARGVTPEDAPGHLDPRLRDLLPDPLRLRDMGLAAERLVAAVTSGERIAVFADYDVDGGASAALILCWLRAQGRDATLYVPDRIDEGYGPNAPAIDRLAQNHTLIVCVDCGTLSHEALAVARARADVVVLDHHQGGETLPPVLAVVNPNRADEDGALGHLCAAGVVFLTLVQANRVLRAQGAPEPDLIPLLDLVALATVADVAPLVGVNRAFVRQGLAIMARRARPGLVALSDVARLDSAPSAFHLGFLLGPRINAGGRVGRADLGARCLSSTDPSEAGALALELDALNRERRAIEGMVREAALAQAEARDDPVLSWAAGEDWHPGVVGIVAARLKEATGRPSVVIGVSGGVGKGSARSVPGVDLGRAIQRLEAEGLITRGGGHAMAAGLTVEPAMIPAAMARLSELVAGAVQGEGGDALRISGLLDARAATLDMIEALDRAGPFGAGAPAPRFALSGQIIERADTMGESHLRLRTRSPGLAPLDAVAWGAMQGPLGPALLAARGRRLHLAGKLELSVWGGRQRVRLRLDDAAEAP; encoded by the coding sequence ATGACCACCTTCCTTGATGTCGAACGCTCTCTGACCGGCCGCCGCTGGACCGGCCCCGATCCCGCCGGGGAACGGATCGCCGAAGGGCTGGCGCAGGCGGCGGGCCTTCCGCTGCCCGTGGCCCGCATCCTCGCCGCCCGTGGCGTCACGCCCGAGGACGCGCCGGGCCATCTCGACCCGCGCCTGCGCGACCTGCTGCCCGATCCCCTGCGCCTGCGCGACATGGGCCTGGCCGCCGAGCGGCTGGTCGCCGCAGTCACATCGGGCGAGCGCATCGCCGTCTTCGCCGACTACGATGTGGACGGCGGCGCCTCGGCGGCGCTGATCCTCTGCTGGCTGCGCGCGCAGGGGCGGGACGCGACGCTTTATGTCCCCGACCGCATCGACGAGGGTTACGGCCCCAACGCCCCGGCCATCGACAGGCTGGCGCAGAACCACACGCTGATCGTCTGCGTGGACTGCGGCACGCTCAGCCACGAGGCGCTGGCCGTCGCGCGCGCCCGTGCCGACGTGGTCGTGCTGGACCATCATCAGGGCGGCGAGACCCTGCCGCCCGTGCTGGCCGTGGTGAACCCCAACCGCGCGGACGAGGACGGCGCGCTGGGGCATCTCTGCGCGGCCGGGGTGGTCTTTCTGACGCTGGTGCAGGCCAACCGTGTCCTGCGCGCGCAAGGGGCGCCCGAGCCCGACCTGATCCCGCTGCTCGATCTGGTGGCGCTGGCGACCGTGGCCGACGTGGCCCCGCTGGTGGGCGTGAACCGCGCCTTCGTGCGGCAGGGGCTTGCGATCATGGCCCGCCGCGCAAGGCCGGGGCTCGTGGCGCTGTCGGACGTGGCGCGGCTGGACAGCGCGCCCTCGGCCTTTCACCTGGGCTTCCTGCTGGGTCCGAGAATCAACGCGGGCGGACGGGTGGGGCGGGCGGACCTGGGCGCGCGATGCCTCAGTTCCACGGACCCGTCCGAGGCCGGGGCGCTGGCGCTGGAACTCGATGCGCTGAACCGCGAGCGGCGGGCGATCGAGGGCATGGTGCGCGAGGCGGCGCTGGCGCAGGCCGAGGCGCGCGACGATCCCGTGCTGTCCTGGGCGGCGGGCGAGGACTGGCATCCCGGCGTCGTCGGCATCGTCGCCGCGCGGCTGAAAGAGGCGACGGGCCGGCCCTCGGTCGTGATCGGCGTCTCGGGCGGCGTCGGAAAGGGCTCGGCCCGCTCGGTGCCGGGCGTGGACCTTGGCCGCGCCATCCAGCGGCTTGAGGCCGAGGGGCTGATCACCCGCGGCGGCGGCCACGCCATGGCCGCCGGTCTGACGGTCGAGCCGGCGATGATACCCGCGGCTATGGCGCGGCTGTCCGAACTCGTCGCGGGCGCGGTGCAGGGGGAGGGCGGGGACGCGTTGCGCATCTCGGGCCTGCTGGACGCCCGCGCCGCTACCCTCGACATGATCGAGGCGCTGGACCGCGCCGGTCCCTTCGGCGCGGGCGCTCCTGCGCCCCGCTTCGCGCTGTCGGGCCAGATCATCGAGCGCGCCGACACGATGGGCGAATCCCACCTGCGCCTGCGCACCCGCAGTCCCGGCCTGGCCCCGCTGGACGCGGTCGCCTGGGGCGCGATGCAGGGGCCGCTTGGCCCTGCGCTGCTGGCGGCAAGGGGGCGCCGCCTTCATCTCGCGGGGAAACTCGAACTCTCGGTCTGGGGGGGGCGCCAGCGCGTCCGCCTGCGTCTGGATGACGCCGCCGAGGCCCCCTGA
- a CDS encoding J domain-containing protein encodes MTNSDPFGFDISAASDKKRRSKGRRGMSGAFETSTRRCDKAGCTQPGQYRAPKSPKQLDDYYWFCKDHVREYNTNWNYFQGQSEAEFQEFLDNATVWERPTRPFGRATQEQAWARHGVSDPLEILGANGTNPEARLRATRKLPPTERRALEILDAKDSWTKQEIRKQYKSLVKDLHPDMNGGDRSDEDRLQEVVWAWDQIKDSRSFKE; translated from the coding sequence ATGACCAACAGCGACCCGTTCGGTTTCGATATCTCCGCCGCTTCGGACAAGAAGCGGCGGTCCAAGGGCCGTCGCGGGATGTCCGGCGCCTTCGAGACCTCGACCCGCAGGTGCGACAAGGCCGGCTGCACCCAGCCGGGCCAGTATCGCGCGCCGAAGTCGCCCAAGCAGCTGGACGATTACTACTGGTTCTGCAAGGACCATGTGCGGGAATACAACACCAACTGGAACTACTTTCAGGGCCAGTCCGAGGCCGAGTTCCAGGAGTTTCTGGACAACGCCACCGTCTGGGAACGCCCGACCCGCCCCTTTGGCCGGGCCACGCAGGAACAGGCCTGGGCCCGCCATGGCGTCAGCGACCCGCTGGAGATCCTCGGCGCCAATGGCACCAACCCCGAGGCCCGCCTGCGCGCCACCCGCAAGCTGCCGCCCACCGAGCGCCGCGCGCTGGAGATCCTGGACGCCAAGGACAGCTGGACCAAGCAGGAAATCCGCAAGCAGTACAAGTCGCTGGTCAAGGACCTGCACCCCGACATGAACGGCGGCGACCGTTCCGACGAGGACCGCCTGCAGGAGGTCGTCTGGGCCTGGGACCAGATCAAGGACAGCCGCAGCTTCAAGGAGTGA
- a CDS encoding BolA family transcriptional regulator, giving the protein MQQTIAEEMQARLMELEPTRLEVIDESEQHRGHGGWREGGQTHFRIRMASGRFKGLGRVEQHRLVNRTLGDIVPRIHALALELSAE; this is encoded by the coding sequence ATGCAGCAGACTATCGCCGAAGAGATGCAGGCACGCCTGATGGAGCTTGAGCCGACGCGGCTCGAGGTCATCGACGAAAGCGAACAACACCGCGGCCACGGCGGCTGGCGCGAGGGCGGGCAGACGCATTTCCGCATCCGCATGGCCTCGGGCCGGTTCAAGGGGCTTGGCCGGGTGGAACAGCACCGGCTGGTCAACCGCACGCTGGGCGACATCGTGCCCCGTATCCACGCGCTGGCGCTGGAGCTATCGGCAGAGTGA
- the glpX gene encoding class II fructose-bisphosphatase has translation MSASTTDFNDRMLSLGLARVSEAAAHASARLIGRGDEKAADQAAVNAMRDQLNKLDIRGVVVIGEGERDEAPMLFIGEEVGSGDGPEVDIALDPLEGTTLTAKDMPNALTVIAMAPRGTLLHAPDVYMDKLAVGPGYDTDVVSLDMTPTERVHALAKAGGVRPEDITVCILERPRHEAMIAEVRATGAAIRLITDGDVAGVMHVAEPDKTGIDMYMGSGGAPEGVLAASALKCMGGQIWGRLLFRNDDERGRAAKAGITDLNRIYTRDEMVTADVIFSATGVTNGSIVKGLRREPNFIETETILMRSKTGSVRRMIYRNPIR, from the coding sequence ATGAGCGCCTCTACCACCGATTTCAACGACCGGATGCTTTCGCTGGGCCTCGCCCGCGTCAGCGAGGCCGCAGCCCATGCCTCGGCCCGGCTGATCGGCCGCGGCGACGAGAAGGCCGCCGACCAGGCCGCCGTCAACGCCATGCGCGACCAGTTGAACAAGCTGGACATCCGTGGCGTCGTCGTCATCGGCGAGGGCGAGCGCGACGAGGCGCCGATGCTGTTCATCGGCGAGGAAGTCGGCAGTGGCGACGGCCCCGAGGTGGACATCGCGCTGGACCCGCTGGAAGGCACCACCCTGACCGCCAAGGACATGCCGAACGCGCTGACCGTGATCGCCATGGCCCCGCGCGGCACGCTGCTGCACGCCCCCGACGTCTACATGGACAAGCTGGCGGTGGGGCCGGGCTATGACACGGACGTGGTCAGCCTGGACATGACTCCCACGGAACGCGTCCATGCGCTGGCCAAGGCCGGCGGCGTCCGCCCCGAGGACATCACCGTCTGCATCCTGGAACGCCCGCGCCACGAGGCGATGATCGCCGAGGTCCGCGCCACCGGCGCCGCCATCCGCCTGATCACCGACGGCGACGTGGCAGGCGTCATGCATGTGGCCGAGCCCGACAAGACCGGCATCGACATGTACATGGGTTCGGGCGGGGCGCCCGAGGGCGTGCTGGCCGCATCCGCGCTGAAATGCATGGGCGGGCAGATCTGGGGTCGGCTGCTGTTCCGCAACGACGACGAACGCGGGCGTGCCGCGAAAGCCGGCATCACCGACCTGAACCGCATCTACACCCGCGACGAGATGGTGACGGCGGACGTGATCTTTTCCGCCACCGGCGTCACCAACGGGTCCATCGTCAAGGGCCTGCGGCGCGAGCCCAACTTCATCGAGACCGAGACGATCCTGATGCGGTCCAAGACCGGCTCGGTCCGGCGGATGATCTACCGCAACCCGATCCGCTGA